One genomic window of Polyangium aurulentum includes the following:
- a CDS encoding carboxypeptidase-like regulatory domain-containing protein codes for MSAKEEVAARRGLGRGASRLDRLLVVLGALITLVFVSTLRDTRLTALATLVAGPPALPAQVAERDADVRVAVVDEQDRPLPGASVRLFAIRDGITYFAGEAQADEAGIATLSGMPRGEAWVLAYGEGRARASIRAVLGRGDRALRLVLRPAQALDVVVVDEADKPFQGATITVTGGDPLPYVAVTGGDGRARVDRLGMGPFAVRATARGYDDVVRTGIVPSSIPLRIKLERLGAFEVSVLQADGTPAPYATVLCAGAGLWPARSTVTDGEGKARIAGLRGGIYDLKATLGDQVSPTELGLELKRGEVKPVRLSLGPGRRVVVTVTDGESETAPVIPNAGVVLVEEGLSPFPIHGRTDSKGVVVLGPIAQGPASVSARAQGFVPRGAVPVGDEDTEVRVSLLRGGALVGEVVDDRGFPIGGATIEVVGVDIEGMPIDETSAIADFREDQFEMSLPGPMPLLPMGELGVMPGPIPDLPRAGSLASMAGASSGGGGEPWVTREDGTFRAEPIPPGRVQAIVRHPDYVEGTSETVTLHSGGEAKVRVVLHQGGALEGRVLDADKRPVPGARVELAAATGTLELVTYTDDSGSFAFAAVPDEVLISVARPETPSDIAVRMIVEVPPRERKEIEILLPRLRDTVLVHVTDDRGYPLDRVEVRAVSLDAAVPLRRTLFTDDNGDAELPDAVGLPLRMTLLRPSKAPLVQQIDGAPPKLTFELLQGLAARGTVTAREGRDRVAGAEVVIYTPAGVRRGSTDEEGAFEIGDLGPGRIRIAASHPEYAPAEKVVVLKGEPDRPVDVGAVDLVEAGEVEGTVVDPNDEPVAGARVAWGGVPTYLPLGPLPPGVVTTDREGRFLLKAVPEGDVAIEAYSADLGRAAADVNVRARRTTSRVNITLPGEGAATPEAKGAGSVAMTLGERTERGGKVIVVIMVPPGGEAELAGIEPGDRLAAINDREVRTLEDARRRLTGPLGEDVVVTLAPDESEGAAARKLRVRRERVRR; via the coding sequence GTGAGCGCGAAGGAAGAGGTCGCCGCGCGACGAGGCCTGGGACGTGGAGCCTCACGGCTCGATCGGCTCCTCGTCGTCCTCGGCGCGCTCATCACGCTGGTCTTCGTCTCCACGCTGCGCGACACGCGCCTGACGGCCCTCGCCACGCTCGTCGCAGGCCCGCCCGCGCTCCCCGCGCAGGTGGCCGAGCGCGACGCCGACGTGCGCGTCGCGGTGGTCGACGAGCAAGACCGCCCCTTGCCAGGCGCCTCCGTGCGCCTGTTCGCGATTCGCGACGGCATCACCTACTTCGCAGGCGAAGCGCAGGCCGACGAGGCCGGCATCGCCACGCTCTCCGGCATGCCGCGCGGCGAGGCGTGGGTCCTCGCGTACGGCGAGGGCCGCGCGCGCGCATCGATCCGCGCCGTCCTCGGCCGCGGCGATCGCGCCCTGCGCCTCGTGCTGCGCCCCGCGCAGGCCCTCGACGTGGTCGTCGTGGACGAGGCCGACAAGCCTTTCCAGGGCGCGACCATCACCGTCACCGGAGGCGATCCGCTGCCGTACGTGGCCGTGACGGGCGGCGATGGACGGGCGCGCGTCGATCGCCTCGGCATGGGCCCCTTCGCGGTGCGCGCCACGGCGCGCGGCTACGACGACGTCGTGCGCACGGGCATCGTGCCGAGCTCGATCCCCTTGCGCATCAAGCTCGAGCGCCTCGGCGCCTTCGAGGTCAGCGTCCTGCAGGCCGACGGAACGCCCGCGCCCTACGCCACGGTGCTCTGCGCCGGTGCGGGGCTGTGGCCTGCGCGCAGCACGGTCACCGACGGCGAAGGCAAGGCGCGCATCGCGGGCCTGCGCGGCGGCATCTACGATCTCAAGGCCACGCTCGGCGATCAGGTGAGCCCCACCGAGCTCGGCCTCGAGCTGAAGCGCGGCGAGGTCAAACCCGTGCGCCTGTCGCTCGGTCCCGGACGGCGAGTCGTCGTCACGGTCACCGACGGCGAGAGCGAGACCGCGCCCGTCATCCCGAACGCCGGCGTCGTGCTCGTCGAGGAGGGCTTGAGCCCGTTCCCGATCCACGGCCGCACCGATTCGAAGGGCGTGGTCGTGCTCGGCCCGATCGCGCAGGGCCCCGCCTCGGTCTCGGCGCGCGCGCAAGGCTTCGTCCCTCGCGGCGCCGTGCCCGTCGGCGACGAGGACACCGAGGTGCGCGTCTCGCTCCTGCGCGGCGGCGCGCTCGTGGGCGAGGTCGTCGACGATCGCGGTTTTCCCATCGGCGGCGCGACGATCGAGGTGGTCGGCGTCGACATCGAGGGCATGCCCATCGACGAGACGAGCGCCATCGCCGACTTCCGCGAGGACCAGTTCGAGATGTCGCTGCCCGGCCCCATGCCGCTCCTGCCCATGGGCGAGCTCGGCGTGATGCCCGGCCCCATCCCCGATCTGCCGCGCGCCGGTTCGCTCGCGAGCATGGCGGGCGCGTCGAGCGGCGGAGGCGGCGAGCCGTGGGTGACGCGCGAGGACGGCACCTTCCGCGCCGAGCCCATCCCGCCCGGTCGCGTGCAGGCGATCGTGCGCCACCCCGACTACGTCGAAGGCACGAGCGAGACCGTCACGCTCCACTCGGGCGGCGAGGCCAAGGTGCGCGTCGTCTTGCACCAGGGCGGCGCGCTCGAGGGCCGCGTGCTCGACGCCGACAAGCGCCCCGTCCCCGGCGCGCGCGTCGAGCTCGCCGCCGCCACGGGCACGCTCGAGCTCGTCACCTACACCGACGACTCGGGCAGCTTCGCCTTCGCGGCCGTGCCCGACGAGGTGCTCATCAGCGTCGCGCGCCCCGAGACGCCGAGCGACATCGCCGTGCGCATGATCGTCGAGGTCCCCCCGCGCGAGCGCAAGGAGATCGAGATCCTCCTGCCGCGCCTGCGCGACACGGTGCTCGTGCATGTGACCGACGATCGCGGCTATCCGCTCGATCGGGTCGAGGTGCGCGCCGTCTCGCTCGACGCCGCGGTGCCCTTGCGGCGCACGCTCTTCACCGACGACAACGGCGACGCCGAGCTGCCCGACGCAGTGGGCCTGCCCCTGCGCATGACGCTGCTCCGGCCGAGCAAGGCGCCGCTCGTGCAGCAGATCGACGGCGCCCCGCCGAAGCTCACGTTCGAGCTTTTGCAGGGCCTCGCCGCCCGCGGCACGGTCACCGCGCGTGAGGGTCGCGATCGCGTCGCGGGCGCCGAGGTCGTCATCTACACGCCCGCGGGCGTGCGGCGCGGGAGCACCGACGAGGAGGGCGCATTCGAGATCGGCGACCTCGGCCCGGGCCGCATCCGCATCGCGGCCTCGCACCCCGAGTACGCGCCCGCCGAGAAGGTCGTCGTGCTCAAGGGCGAGCCCGACAGGCCCGTGGACGTCGGCGCGGTGGATCTCGTCGAGGCCGGCGAGGTCGAGGGCACGGTGGTCGATCCCAACGACGAGCCCGTGGCCGGCGCGCGCGTCGCGTGGGGCGGCGTGCCCACCTACTTGCCGCTCGGTCCGCTGCCGCCCGGCGTGGTCACCACGGATCGCGAGGGCCGCTTTCTGCTCAAGGCCGTGCCCGAGGGCGACGTCGCGATCGAGGCCTACTCGGCCGATCTCGGGCGCGCGGCCGCGGACGTGAACGTGCGCGCGCGGCGCACCACCTCGCGCGTGAACATCACGCTCCCTGGCGAGGGCGCGGCCACGCCCGAGGCGAAGGGCGCGGGCAGCGTCGCGATGACGCTCGGCGAGCGCACCGAGCGAGGCGGCAAGGTCATCGTCGTGATCATGGTGCCGCCCGGAGGCGAGGCCGAGCTGGCGGGGATCGAGCCGGGCGACAGGCTCGCGGCGATCAACGATCGCGAGGTGCGGACGCTCGAGGACGCGCGCCGCCGCCTCACCGGCCCGCTCGGCGAGGACGTCGTGGTGACGCTCGCGCCGGACGAGAGCGAGGGCGCAGCCGCGCGCAAGCTCAGGGTCCGACGCGAGCGCGTTCGGCGCTAG
- a CDS encoding LeuA family protein — protein sequence MTGAPSLGTDELIYDWNEIGRKGRLIPRDITFFDETLRDGLQNPSVADPNIESKLKLIHLMAKIGIHCADIGLPGSSQRAFEDVLRMCREITDNHLPLRVACAGRTVVSDITPMIEISQRAGIPVEVYCFIGSSPIRQFAEEWDVATIAKRSAEAIDVAVKAGLPVAYVTEDTTRSRPDMLATLFKMAIDHGASRLCVCDTVGHATPDGVRNLITFTKSIIAGTGAKVGIDWHGHNDRGLALENALWALEFGADRVHGCALGIGERVGNAAMELILLNLKLLGLLEHQDLTHLLEYCNTAAQAVGWEVPINYPLVGRDAFRTATGVHAAAIIKAQNKGDAWLADRIYSGVPAGMFGRKQEICVGYMSGASNVNYWLRQRRIEPSKELVEAILQRAKGSNHILTDEEILAVVAEVNAR from the coding sequence ATGACTGGCGCGCCCTCGCTCGGCACGGACGAGCTCATCTACGACTGGAACGAGATCGGCCGGAAAGGGCGTCTGATCCCGAGGGACATCACGTTCTTCGACGAGACGCTGCGCGACGGGCTGCAGAACCCGTCGGTCGCCGATCCGAACATCGAGTCGAAGCTCAAGCTGATCCACCTCATGGCCAAGATCGGCATCCACTGCGCCGACATCGGCCTGCCCGGCAGCTCGCAGCGCGCGTTCGAGGACGTGCTGCGCATGTGCCGCGAGATCACCGACAACCACCTGCCCCTGCGCGTCGCATGCGCGGGGCGCACCGTGGTCTCCGACATCACCCCGATGATCGAGATCTCGCAGCGCGCGGGCATCCCCGTCGAGGTCTACTGCTTCATCGGCTCGAGCCCGATCCGCCAGTTCGCCGAGGAGTGGGACGTCGCGACGATCGCCAAGCGCAGCGCCGAGGCGATCGACGTCGCCGTCAAGGCGGGCCTGCCCGTCGCGTACGTCACCGAAGACACGACGCGCTCGCGCCCCGACATGCTCGCGACGCTCTTCAAGATGGCGATCGATCATGGCGCCTCGCGGCTGTGCGTCTGCGACACCGTCGGACACGCGACGCCCGACGGCGTGCGCAACCTCATCACCTTCACGAAATCGATCATCGCCGGCACGGGCGCGAAGGTCGGCATCGACTGGCACGGCCACAACGACCGGGGCCTCGCGCTCGAGAACGCGCTCTGGGCCCTCGAGTTCGGCGCCGACCGCGTGCACGGCTGCGCGCTCGGCATCGGCGAGCGCGTCGGCAACGCGGCGATGGAGCTCATCCTCCTCAACCTGAAGCTGCTCGGCCTGCTCGAGCACCAGGACCTCACGCACCTGCTCGAGTACTGCAACACCGCGGCGCAGGCCGTGGGCTGGGAGGTGCCGATCAACTACCCGCTCGTCGGTCGCGACGCCTTCCGCACGGCCACGGGCGTGCACGCGGCGGCGATCATCAAGGCCCAGAACAAGGGCGACGCGTGGCTCGCCGACCGCATCTACTCGGGCGTCCCCGCGGGCATGTTCGGCCGCAAGCAGGAGATCTGCGTGGGGTACATGTCGGGCGCCTCGAACGTCAATTACTGGCTGCGCCAGCGCCGCATCGAGCCCTCGAAGGAGCTGGTGGAAGCCATCCTCCAGCGCGCCAAGGGCTCCAACCACATCCTCACGGATGAGGAGATCTTGGCGGTTGTCGCCGAGGTCAACGCTCGCTAG
- a CDS encoding heme lyase CcmF/NrfE family subunit, whose translation MWQSLPEFGTGVLYAILVAAAYTFALGLAAGAGRPRLLQAARLGAYGTIALVGLAVLVLAFAFVTHDFRISYVARYSDRSMTTPYLVAALWGGQDGSLLWWLFLTSVFSGSCVAWLGRRYLELQPYVIATLMTIIGFFAVLMIFGGTNPFATTAGGAPIDGTGLNYQLRNFYMIIHPPSLYVGFTSSAIPFAFAIAALVTGRLDNEWIVATRKWMLFSWLFLSIGNALGMLWAYEELGWGGYWAWDPVENAAFLPWLTASAYVHSTMIQERRGMLKIWNVFLIAATFFLTIFGTFLTRSGLIASVHSFAQSGIGIFFVWYMAIIAATSLSLIFWRLPKLASDGVFESLLSREAAFVLNNWGLLSLTVFIAVATVWPRISEYWLNQESTLGPTFYNAWIPQIALVIFFLMGAAPLLGWRKTSQDLFLKSFRWPVAAMVVVGALHLIFGAKIGFPAFVKVEPIYAGKLGAWLAWVGGKLPLVTITLATFNIAVVVQEIVRGTRARQKSKKDENVVASVIRLIAKSRRRYGGYTVHVGIALMFLGFTGRAWGVDKEISLSPGETTQIEEYALTYQGPRMEVDAEKRMIFADIDVTRHGKPAGRISPAKFIYKTGADQPSTEVAKHITLRNDLYVIVGMVNPQTKIAALQLHVNPLVSFIWIGVGILILGALISMWPDVGFEEAGAFGYVRAAASVAASVVFALLLAGGPTLAYGAPPPPRAPPSHTAPAAALAP comes from the coding sequence ATGTGGCAATCGCTTCCCGAATTCGGAACGGGCGTGCTCTACGCGATCCTGGTCGCCGCGGCATACACCTTCGCCCTCGGCCTCGCGGCAGGGGCGGGTCGGCCTCGGTTGCTCCAGGCGGCTCGGCTGGGCGCTTACGGGACCATCGCCCTCGTCGGGCTCGCGGTCCTCGTGCTGGCGTTCGCCTTCGTCACGCACGATTTCCGGATCAGTTACGTAGCTCGCTATAGCGACCGCTCGATGACCACGCCGTACCTGGTGGCTGCCCTGTGGGGCGGTCAGGACGGCTCGCTGCTCTGGTGGCTGTTCCTGACCTCGGTGTTCTCCGGGAGCTGCGTGGCGTGGCTCGGACGCCGATACCTCGAGCTCCAGCCGTACGTGATCGCGACGCTGATGACGATCATCGGCTTCTTCGCGGTCCTCATGATCTTCGGCGGGACCAACCCCTTCGCGACGACCGCGGGCGGGGCGCCGATCGACGGCACCGGGCTGAACTACCAGCTCCGCAACTTCTACATGATCATCCACCCGCCGAGCCTTTACGTGGGCTTCACGAGCTCGGCGATCCCCTTCGCGTTCGCGATCGCGGCCCTCGTGACGGGCCGGCTCGACAACGAGTGGATCGTGGCCACGCGCAAGTGGATGCTCTTCTCCTGGCTCTTCCTGTCGATCGGCAACGCGCTCGGCATGCTCTGGGCCTACGAGGAGCTCGGCTGGGGCGGCTACTGGGCGTGGGATCCGGTGGAGAACGCGGCCTTCTTGCCGTGGCTCACCGCGAGCGCCTACGTGCACTCGACGATGATCCAGGAGCGCCGCGGGATGCTGAAGATCTGGAACGTCTTCCTCATCGCGGCGACGTTCTTCCTGACGATCTTCGGCACCTTCCTCACGCGCTCGGGCCTCATCGCGAGCGTGCACTCGTTCGCGCAGTCGGGCATCGGCATCTTCTTCGTCTGGTACATGGCCATCATCGCGGCCACGAGCCTTTCGCTGATCTTCTGGCGGCTGCCGAAGCTCGCGAGCGATGGCGTGTTCGAGTCGCTCCTGTCGCGCGAGGCCGCGTTCGTGCTGAACAACTGGGGCCTGCTCAGCCTGACGGTGTTCATCGCGGTCGCGACGGTGTGGCCGCGGATCAGCGAGTACTGGCTCAACCAGGAGTCGACGCTCGGGCCCACGTTCTACAACGCGTGGATCCCGCAGATCGCGCTCGTGATCTTCTTCCTCATGGGCGCGGCGCCGCTGCTCGGCTGGCGCAAGACGTCGCAGGACCTGTTCTTGAAGAGCTTCCGCTGGCCCGTGGCGGCCATGGTGGTCGTCGGCGCGCTGCACCTGATCTTCGGCGCGAAGATCGGGTTCCCGGCCTTCGTGAAGGTCGAGCCGATCTACGCGGGCAAGCTCGGCGCGTGGCTCGCGTGGGTGGGCGGCAAGCTGCCGCTCGTGACGATCACGCTGGCGACCTTCAACATCGCGGTCGTCGTGCAGGAGATCGTGCGCGGGACGAGGGCCCGGCAGAAGAGCAAGAAGGACGAGAACGTCGTCGCCTCGGTCATCCGGCTCATCGCCAAGTCGCGGCGCCGCTACGGCGGCTACACCGTGCACGTGGGCATCGCGCTCATGTTCCTGGGCTTCACCGGCCGCGCCTGGGGCGTCGACAAGGAGATTTCGCTGTCGCCGGGCGAGACGACGCAGATCGAGGAGTACGCGCTCACCTACCAGGGCCCGCGCATGGAGGTCGACGCCGAGAAGCGCATGATCTTCGCCGACATCGACGTCACCCGCCACGGCAAGCCCGCCGGCCGGATCAGCCCCGCGAAGTTCATCTACAAGACCGGCGCAGACCAGCCTTCGACCGAGGTGGCCAAGCACATCACGCTGCGCAACGACCTCTACGTGATCGTGGGCATGGTCAACCCGCAGACGAAGATCGCCGCGCTGCAGCTGCACGTGAACCCGCTCGTGTCGTTCATCTGGATCGGCGTGGGCATCTTGATCCTGGGCGCGCTCATCTCCATGTGGCCCGACGTGGGCTTCGAGGAAGCGGGCGCGTTCGGCTACGTGCGCGCCGCAGCCTCGGTGGCCGCGTCGGTCGTCTTCGCGCTCCTGCTCGCCGGCGGGCCCACGCTCGCCTACGGGGCGCCTCCGCCTCCTCGCGCGCCGCCGAGCCACACGGCTCCCGCCGCCGCGCTCGCCCCCTGA
- a CDS encoding cytochrome c-type biogenesis protein, translating into MTRRRSPLHIALLASATLGAAWLTIDPSIALGQHTGGTGTVTIENEAERQLFWSLICSCGCPRETLGTCPCDFGSARREEMRGLLKGGMSVEQIQDAYVARYGSKFLAVPRNEGSKRLLWMVPTVAILIGAGVVVVTLRRWKRRSDELEGAKKGRKGNAPAEEGKRDQYDDQLDQELRDDE; encoded by the coding sequence ATGACTCGACGAAGAAGCCCGCTCCACATCGCCCTGCTCGCCTCGGCCACCCTCGGCGCGGCTTGGCTCACCATCGATCCCTCGATCGCGCTCGGACAGCACACGGGCGGGACGGGGACGGTGACCATCGAGAACGAGGCCGAGCGCCAGCTCTTCTGGAGCCTCATCTGCTCGTGCGGCTGTCCGCGCGAGACGCTCGGCACCTGCCCCTGCGATTTCGGCTCCGCGCGCCGCGAGGAGATGCGCGGGCTGCTCAAGGGCGGCATGAGCGTCGAGCAGATCCAGGACGCGTACGTCGCGCGCTACGGCTCGAAGTTCCTCGCCGTGCCGCGCAACGAGGGCTCGAAGCGCTTGCTCTGGATGGTCCCGACGGTGGCGATCTTGATCGGCGCCGGGGTCGTCGTGGTGACGCTGCGGCGCTGGAAGCGGCGCAGCGACGAGCTCGAGGGGGCGAAGAAGGGCCGCAAGGGCAACGCGCCGGCGGAAGAGGGCAAGCGCGATCAGTACGACGATCAGCTCGACCAAGAGCTGCGGGACGACGAATGA
- a CDS encoding zinc ribbon domain-containing protein, whose product MSAEEKRGRDRRDDELERQIARYMKIGLPAVVVTGAIVAGVLVDVSTAILVLAAGALLGVIATFWASLRTLLGETPLSGADAYAIGAPPRAEEEQKRAVIRALKDLEFEHDVGKISDEDYQTLVTKYRAEAKRLLRLLDEDAAPRRERAEALVMRRLRREGLLDDEPVKEDADEDATDGAPDAEPEAEAKEPVEAPKKKTKKKGKKARKAAATPADAQGRACPACATVNDVDAVFCKKCGARVAEAVEAEPEAQAKADEEAGA is encoded by the coding sequence ATGAGCGCGGAAGAAAAGCGAGGCCGCGACAGGCGCGACGACGAGCTCGAGCGGCAGATCGCGCGCTACATGAAGATCGGCTTGCCGGCCGTCGTGGTGACCGGCGCGATCGTGGCTGGCGTGCTGGTCGACGTGTCGACGGCGATCCTGGTGCTCGCGGCGGGCGCGCTGCTCGGGGTCATCGCCACGTTCTGGGCGAGCCTGCGGACGCTGCTCGGCGAGACGCCGCTGTCGGGCGCGGACGCGTACGCGATCGGCGCGCCGCCTCGGGCCGAGGAGGAGCAGAAGCGGGCCGTCATCCGCGCGCTCAAGGATCTCGAGTTCGAGCACGACGTCGGCAAGATCAGCGACGAGGACTATCAGACGCTCGTCACCAAGTACCGCGCCGAGGCGAAGCGGCTGCTCCGGCTCCTCGACGAGGACGCGGCCCCGCGGCGCGAGCGGGCCGAGGCGCTCGTGATGCGCAGGCTCCGGCGCGAGGGCCTGCTCGACGACGAGCCCGTGAAGGAAGACGCGGACGAAGACGCGACCGACGGCGCTCCCGACGCCGAGCCCGAGGCCGAGGCGAAGGAGCCCGTCGAGGCGCCGAAGAAGAAGACGAAGAAGAAGGGGAAGAAGGCGCGCAAGGCCGCCGCAACGCCCGCCGATGCGCAGGGCCGCGCGTGCCCCGCGTGCGCGACCGTGAACGACGTGGACGCCGTGTTCTGCAAGAAATGTGGGGCGCGCGTGGCGGAGGCCGTCGAGGCCGAGCCCGAGGCGCAGGCAAAGGCCGATGAAGAGGCAGGTGCCTGA